A DNA window from Brassica napus cultivar Da-Ae chromosome A4, Da-Ae, whole genome shotgun sequence contains the following coding sequences:
- the BNAA04G26600D gene encoding uncharacterized protein BNAA04G26600D, with translation MEKKLRSSLLIPLFCLVVLLVSNFHGSVEAGKRRIEITDDLDDVEDSEEDESWKQWGSKAATPEFDPPPDFSNMGFDQIQEEMAKRTFAPVVGFVKLRLGVQRTKDMVVDIAMKWTKVLRTGGLGVRFMAVDRSTVMFNMQNGKEVTELREFVLSQEEAYEVKIGKQEFRRPGDPPLDDVVEKLKADQSKGDEDGDSDNKNGVTKDEL, from the exons atgGAGAAGAAGCTTCGTTCCTCTCTTCTGATTCCACTCTTTTGCCTCGTTGTTCTCCTCGTCTCGAACTTTCACGGATCCGTCGAAGCGGGGAAGCGGCGGATCGAGATCACCGACGATCTAGATGACGTGGAAGACAGCGAAGAAGACGAATCGTGGAAACAGTGGGGGAGTAAAGCGGCGACGCCGGAGTTCGATCCGCCTCCGGATTTCTCCAACATGGGATTCGATCAGATCCAAGAGGAGATGGCTAAACGGACTTTCGCGCCGGTCGTCGGATTCGTCAAGCTCCGGTTAGGCGTTCAGCGTACTAAG GATATGGTGGTGGACATTGCTATGAAATGGACTAAAGTGCTGAGAACGGGTGGGTTGGGAGTGAGATTCATGGCCGTGGATCGGAGCACGGTGATGTTCAATATGCAGAACGGGAAGGAAGTAACTGAG CTAAGGGAGTTTGTGCTGAGCCAAGAAGAGGCTTATGAGGTCAAGATAGGGAAGCAAGAGTTTAGAAGACCTGGAGATCCTCCTCTTGATGATGTTGTTGAAAAACTTAAAGCGGACCAGAGCAAGGGGGATGAAGATGGTGATAGTGATAACAAGAACGGTGTTACCAAGGATGAACTATAG
- the LOC111215694 gene encoding uncharacterized protein LOC111215694, producing the protein MDKTKRKKEKGGSSSNNNDAATASTSGRSGRGKQSQATNPLTVGQAIMKANYHSCCRQFYTLPELIEFMTTRHRGLTAEMVTTVYREMLKSINAELYLRAAQYHSTAREIERKRRETADSVSTPRASTSTTAPAQSDGDSSSSS; encoded by the exons ATGGACAAAACGAAACGCAAGAAGGAGAAGGGAGGTTCTTCGTCGAATAACAATGATGCTGCTACTGCTTCTACATCG GGCCGGAGTGGCAGAGGAAAGCAGAGTCAAGCTACCAATCCTTTGACGGTAGGACAAGCAATAATGAAGGCAAACTACCACTCCTGCTGCCGACAGTTTTACACCTTACCGGAGTTGATTGAGTTCATGACAACCAGGCACCGCGGCTTAACAGCAGAGATGGTGACAACGGTTTATAGGGAGATGTTGAAAAGCATAAATGCTGAATTGTATCTGAGAGCTGCACAGTATCACTCTACAGCAAGGGAAATTGAGCGCAAAAGGCGGGAAACAGCTGACTCTGTGAGCACTCCTCGTGCAAGTACGAGCACTACTGCTCCTGCTCAGAGCGATGGCgatagttcttcttcttcttaa
- the LOC106452187 gene encoding U-box domain-containing protein 33-like: MEEEAAATSQILEEKLYVAVGREVWKNISNLMWALQNSQGKKICILHIHQPSPTIPVLGTRFEASTVDEESVRAYRGKETAKTDKILQEYLSICLKKGVQAEKLCVEMDSIEKGIVEVIYQHRIRKFVMGAAADKHYSIKMEDLKSKKANFVCQQAPATCQIHFTCKGNLIHTREARVDEVRALSVLLSDFQRLVLPQIRSDEQNNTSSMDIISSEVLLSDIQEEPNDSSSLAFPCSGMGLNMMNFLINSTKLWQKLTIQNHEHCE, translated from the exons ATGGAGGAAGAAGCAGCAGCCACTAGTCAGATACTAGAAGAGAAACTCTACGTTGCAGTTGGTAGAGAAGTGTGGAAGAACATATCAAATCTCATGTGGGCCTTACAAAACTCCCAAGGAAAGAAAATCTGCATCCTTCATATCCACCAGCCATCTCCAACGATTCCTGTCT TGGGTACAAGATTCGAAGCTTCAACGGTAGATGAGGAATCAGTGAGAGCATACCGAGGCAAAGAAACGGCGAAAACAGACAAGATTCTACAAGAGTATCTAAGTATTTGTTTGAAGAAAGGG GTACAGGCAGAGAAGCTGTGTGTGGAGATGGACTCAATTGAGAAAGGGATTGTTGAAGTGATATACCAGCATAGGATCAGGAAGTTTGTTATGGGAGCAGCTGCTGATAAACACTATTCCAT AAAAATGGAGGATCTCAAGTCCAAGAAAGCAAACTTTGTCTGCCAACAAGCGCCAGCTACTTGTCAAATACATTTCACCTGCAAAGGAAACCTTATCCATACAAG GGAAGCTAGAGTGGATGAAGTTAGAGCTCTCTCTGTGCTCTTGTCTGATTTTCAGCGGCTTGTATTGCCACAAATAAGGTCTGATGAGCAAAATAACACATCCTCCATGGATATCATCAGCTCTGAGGTCTTACTAAGCGATATTCAAGAGGAACCAAATGACTCATCTTCTCTAGCTTTCCCG TGCAGCGGGATGGGACTGAACATGATGAACTTCCTAATCAACTCCACCAAGCTATGGCAGAAGCTCACAATCCAAAACCATGAGCATTGTGAATGA
- the LOC106452190 gene encoding aquaporin PIP1-2 isoform X1, with protein sequence MEGKEEDVRVGANKFPERQPIGTSAQSDKDYKEPPPAPLFEPGELASWSFWRAGIAEFIATFLFLYITVLTVMGVKRAPNMCASVGIQGIAWAFGGMIFALVYCTAGISGGHINPAVTFGLFLARKLSLTRAVYYIVMQCLGAICGAGVVKGFQPKQYQALGGGANTVAPGYTKGSGLGAEIIGTFVLVYTVFSATDAKRNARDSHVPILAPLPIGFAVFLVHLATIPITGTGINPARSLGAAIIFNKDNAWDDHWVFWVGPFIGAALAALYHVIVIRAIPFKSRS encoded by the exons ATGGAAGGCAAGGAAGAAGATGTTAGGGTCGGAGCTAACAAGTTTCCGGAGAGACAACCCATCGGAACATCGGCTCAGAGCGACAAGGACTACAAGGAGCCACCTCCTGCTCCCCTGTTCGAGCCAGGCGAGCTTGCTTCCTGGTCCTTCTGGAGAGCCGGTATCGCTGAGTTCATCGCCACGTTTCTCTTCCTTTACATTACTGTGTTGACCGTCATGGGCGTGAAGAGGGCACCGAACATGTGTGCTTCTGTCGGAATCCAAGGTATCGCTTGGGCCTTCGGTGGTATGATCTTCGCTCTTGTCTACTGCACCGCTGGTATCTCCG GTGGACACATCAACCCAGCTGTCACGTTTGGTCTTTTCTTGGCCAGGAAGCTTTCGCTTACAAGAGCTGTGTACTACATAGTGATGCAGTGCTTAGGAGCCATCTGTGGAGCTGGTGTGGTGAAGGGTTTCCAACCTAAGCaataccaagctctaggaggtGGAGCCAACACTGTAGCTCCTGGTTACACCAAAGGAAGTGGTCTTGGAGCTGAGATTATTGGAACCTTTGTCCTCGTTTACACCGTCTTTTCCGCCACTGACGCCAAGAGAAACGCTCGGGACTCCCATGTTCCC ATTCTTGCACCTCTCCCAATTGGATTCGCTGTGTTCTTGGTCCACTTAGCCACCATCCCCATCACTGGAACTGGAATCAACCCAGCAAGGAGTCTTGGAGCTGCCATCATCTTCAACAAGGACAACGCTTGGGACGACCAT TGGGTCTTTTGGGTTGGACCATTCATCGGTGCTGCACTTGCCGCTCTATACCACGTGATAGTCATCAGAGCCATCCCATTCAAGTCCAGAAGCTGA
- the BNAA04G26570D gene encoding ATG8-interacting protein 1, producing the protein MDNKEEHVKNPNEWEVVSLTSSAYAASPSPYNSRDAYYEAENSRDLFMSDHFVFPPSQHENLPLDDEERKDGGQGFMLEAQGLSSEKLRNEKSIYGEAPFSSSQHMVYEHGLIDSEPNEYADKDLDPLGLEKDTKKATHNLPWWRRRAVSVYLRTREANAVWSLFFAAAVTGIVVLGQRWQQERWQVLQLNWHSSISSEKLSGVLEPLSRLKDVIVRSNPQASLVRSGTSSEI; encoded by the exons ATGGATAACAAAGAGGAACATGTGAAGAATCCGAACGAATGGGAAGTCGTCTCCCTTACTTCATCAGCTTATGCTGCTTCTCCTAGTCCATATAACTCAAGAGATGCTTACTATGAAGCTGAAAATTCACGCGATTTGTTCATGTCTGACCACTTTGTATTCCCACCTAGCCAGCATGAGAATTTACCCCTTGATGATGAAGAAAGAAAGGATGGCGGCCAAGGCTTTATGCTGGAAGCTCAGGGATTGTCTTCTGAAAAGTTACGGAATGAAAAGAGTATCTATGGTGAAGCTCCGTTTAGTTCTTCTCAACACATGGTGTATGAACACGGGTTAATTGACTCTGAGCCAAATGAGTATGCCGACAAGGACCTGGATCCCCTTGGACTTGAGAAGGATACTAAGAAAGCAACACACAACCTTCCTTGGTGGAGAAGGAGAGCTGTTTCTGTGTATTTACGGACAAGAGAAGCTAATGCGGTATGGTCCTTATTCTTTGCGGCTGCTGTTACGGGAATCGTTGTTCTTGGTCAACGCTGGCAACAAGAGAGATGGCAGGTTTTGCAACTCAACTGGCATTCAAGCATCAGTAGCGAG AAGCTGAGCGGGGTACTTGAACCTCTCTCACGTTTAAAAGACGTGATTGTGAGAAGTAACCCACAAGCATCTCTCGTAAGGAGTGGCACCTCTAGTGAGATCTAG
- the BNAA04G26580D gene encoding uncharacterized protein BNAA04G26580D isoform X1: MATTQRHKDDEEEAQIPKTEFETSSEVESDKKAERSTTKLDKQAIPKKSPNLTKEEKTIKDSFFYCCQNFFTLPEMIDYMKVNHGLPKTTVTNVFRELLTGRNGESYLRASQRRALQRSSNGTTSSTVGSSSSTK, translated from the exons ATGGCAACAACACAGAGACACAAGGACGACGAGGAAGAGGCTCAGATCCCAAAAACAGAGTTTGAAACATCTTCTGAAGTTGAGTCAGACAAAAAAGCAGAGAGATCCACCACCAAACTTGACAAGCAAGCTATTCCCAAG aaaagtcCTAATCTGACCAAGGAGGAGAAGACAATAAAGGATAGTTTCTTTTATTGCTGCCAGAATTTCTTTACACTTCCCGAGATGATCGATTACATGAAGGTGAATCACGGTTTGCCAAAGACCACTGTGACCAATGTTTTCAGGGAACTTTTAACCGGTCGTAATGGTGAATCTTATCTGAGAGCTTCACAGAGAAGAGCTCTTCAGAGGAGTAGTAATGGTACAACAAGTAGTACTGTAGGTTCTTCTTCGTCGACTAAGTAa
- the LOC106452190 gene encoding aquaporin PIP1-2 isoform X2: protein MEGKEEDVRVGANKFPERQPIGTSAQSDKDYKEPPPAPLFEPGELASWSFWRAGIAEFIATFLFLYITVLTVMGVKRAPNMCASVGIQGIAWAFGGMIFALVYCTAGISGGHINPAVTFGLFLARKLSLTRAVYYIVMQCLGAICGAGVVKGFQPKQYQALGGGANTVAPGYTKGSGLGAEIIGTFVLVYTVFSATDAKRNARDSHVPILAPLPIGFAVFLVHLATIPITGTGINPARSLGAAIIFNKDNAWDDHVMGLLGWTIHRCCTCRSIPRDSHQSHPIQVQKLIESLLKNYSFVLLLVCFLL from the exons ATGGAAGGCAAGGAAGAAGATGTTAGGGTCGGAGCTAACAAGTTTCCGGAGAGACAACCCATCGGAACATCGGCTCAGAGCGACAAGGACTACAAGGAGCCACCTCCTGCTCCCCTGTTCGAGCCAGGCGAGCTTGCTTCCTGGTCCTTCTGGAGAGCCGGTATCGCTGAGTTCATCGCCACGTTTCTCTTCCTTTACATTACTGTGTTGACCGTCATGGGCGTGAAGAGGGCACCGAACATGTGTGCTTCTGTCGGAATCCAAGGTATCGCTTGGGCCTTCGGTGGTATGATCTTCGCTCTTGTCTACTGCACCGCTGGTATCTCCG GTGGACACATCAACCCAGCTGTCACGTTTGGTCTTTTCTTGGCCAGGAAGCTTTCGCTTACAAGAGCTGTGTACTACATAGTGATGCAGTGCTTAGGAGCCATCTGTGGAGCTGGTGTGGTGAAGGGTTTCCAACCTAAGCaataccaagctctaggaggtGGAGCCAACACTGTAGCTCCTGGTTACACCAAAGGAAGTGGTCTTGGAGCTGAGATTATTGGAACCTTTGTCCTCGTTTACACCGTCTTTTCCGCCACTGACGCCAAGAGAAACGCTCGGGACTCCCATGTTCCC ATTCTTGCACCTCTCCCAATTGGATTCGCTGTGTTCTTGGTCCACTTAGCCACCATCCCCATCACTGGAACTGGAATCAACCCAGCAAGGAGTCTTGGAGCTGCCATCATCTTCAACAAGGACAACGCTTGGGACGACCATGTGA TGGGTCTTTTGGGTTGGACCATTCATCGGTGCTGCACTTGCCGCTCTATACCACGTGATAGTCATCAGAGCCATCCCATTCAAGTCCAGAAGCTGATCGAATCACTCTTAAAAAATTATAGCTTTGTGCTATTATTAGTTTGCTTTCTTTTGTGA
- the LOC106452186 gene encoding F-box protein DOR-like: MKESRRRKDRETDQQHSSLPMELMMDIFSRLSLKSIATCRCVSKQWASVLGHSGFRDLLLTRSQARPRLLFACVEDNKVIFLSSPQPQSSSPTPPPPVAADYHMSFSFDHPVQDISTSLNGFVCVYTSGYRSVNAKKSLEGEELVICNPSTGQSLTVPRMNSSRMTRFFGYDTIEKLHKVLGMIWLQDDRTVDHQVLTLGVGGGGTTWRTTGCGVPCSTWQRQNICINGVIYYVARECDQMIVCFDVRSEKYIFVKFPDMIFWPVVLDFYGKLALVVLVSGIALTATSESIVMWVLQDPGRCTWSKRVYILPPMWKDVVDPREHLEIVGGTGPDELVMSPRYSSQPFHFYYCNFLKETVTRVVIQGMAFGSGRRYSIHTYLNHVEDVKRMEL, translated from the coding sequence atgaaGGAATCACGGCGGCGCAAGGATCGTGAAACTGACCAACAACACTCATCGCTCCCAATGGAGCTCATGATGGACATCTTCTCTAGGCTATCCCTCAAGTCCATTGCCACCTGCCGCTGCGTTTCGAAGCAGTGGGCCTCCGTACTCGGCCATTCTGGTTTCAGGGACCTCCTCTTGACAAGGTCTCAGGCTCGTCCGCGTCTATTGTTCGCCTGCGTCGAAGATAACAAGGTCATCTTCCTCTCCTCACCTCAGCCTCAGTCTTCTTCGCcgactcctcctcctcctgttgCCGCCGATTACCACATGAGTTTCTCCTTTGACCATCCTGTCCAAGACATATCTACAAGTCTCAATGGCTTTGTCTGTGTCTATACCAGTGGTTACCGGTCCGTAAACGCAAAGAAATCCCTGGAGGGCGAGGAGTTGGTGATATGTAACCCTAGCACGGGACAGTCGCTTACTGTCCCCAGAATGAATAGCTCTCGGATGACACGCTTCTTCGGGTATGATACTATTGAGAAACTTCACAAGGTGTTGGGAATGATTTGGCTACAGGACGATAGAACTGTGGACCATCAAGTGCTGACATTAGGAGTAGGAGGAGGAGGCACTACATGGAGAACGACTGGATGCGGCGTACCTTGTTCTACTTGGCAAAGACAGAATATATGCATTAATGGTGTTATCTATTACGTCGCCCGTGAATGTGATCAGATGATAGTTTGCTTTGATGTTAGGTCTGAGAAGTACATCTTTGTTAAGTTTCCGGATATGATCTTTTGGCCCGTGGTTCTTGACTTCTACGGTAAGTTGGCCTTAGTAGTACTAGTCAGTGGCATCGCTCTTACTGCCACGTCCGAAAGTATTGTGATGTGGGTTCTGCAAGACCCCGGAAGATGTACATGGTCCAAACGTGTTTACATATTGCCCCCTATGTGGAAAGATGTAGTTGATCCGCGcgagcacttggagattgttgGAGGGACTGGTCCGGATGAATTGGTTATGTCGCCCAGATATTCTTCTCAGCCTTTCCATTTCTACTACTGCAATTTCCTAAAGGAAACTGTAACGAGAGTTGTAATCCAAGGAATGGCGTTTGGGAGTGGGAGGAGGTATTCTATTCACACCTATCTAAACCATGTGGAGGATGTGAAGCGTATGGAATTATAA
- the BNAA04G26580D gene encoding uncharacterized protein BNAA04G26580D isoform X2: protein MATTQRHKDDEEEAQIPKTEFETSSEVESDKKAERSTTKLDKQAIPKNFFTLPEMIDYMKVNHGLPKTTVTNVFRELLTGRNGESYLRASQRRALQRSSNGTTSSTVGSSSSTK from the exons ATGGCAACAACACAGAGACACAAGGACGACGAGGAAGAGGCTCAGATCCCAAAAACAGAGTTTGAAACATCTTCTGAAGTTGAGTCAGACAAAAAAGCAGAGAGATCCACCACCAAACTTGACAAGCAAGCTATTCCCAAG AATTTCTTTACACTTCCCGAGATGATCGATTACATGAAGGTGAATCACGGTTTGCCAAAGACCACTGTGACCAATGTTTTCAGGGAACTTTTAACCGGTCGTAATGGTGAATCTTATCTGAGAGCTTCACAGAGAAGAGCTCTTCAGAGGAGTAGTAATGGTACAACAAGTAGTACTGTAGGTTCTTCTTCGTCGACTAAGTAa
- the LOC106345364 gene encoding F-box protein DOR has translation MEKSRRRKDRKTTSLDTGQHSSLPPLLPMELMMDIFSRLSLKSIAICRCVSKQWGYVLGHPDFRDLRLARSQARPCLLFACFRGNKLFFLSSPQPQSQSPDDEMFAADHHMSFSFTRPVKDISTSVSGFVCVSFRGYQSGRQFMADESVVCNPSTGQSFTIPRMKTMKRTGGIRFFGYDLVEKHHKVLAMIRPPGHGGRTVDHQVLTLLGGRTEKATWRMAECGIPCASSRDIQSLCINGVFYYIELVSDWGLDSMIICFDVTSEKFSSVKFARDLYPVRRNYPGRLLDFNGKLALVPSDSLRVTSKCIVTWVLQDSEWSKLVYILPPMWKVVVGPKECLEIVGVTGPNEFVMSPIYSSDPFHVYYCNFEKKTVKRVVIQGMGAFGSGRRYYVRTCLNHVEDLKHMEL, from the coding sequence ATGGAGAAATCACGGCGGCGCAAGGATCGTAAAACTACCAGCCTCGACACTGGCCAACACTCCTCATTGCCGCCTCTACTCCCAATGGAACTCATGATGGACATCTTCTCTAGGTTATCCCTCAAGTCCATTGCCATCTGTCGCTGCGTGTCGAAGCAGTGGGGCTACGTACTCGGCCATCCTGACTTCAGGGACCTCCGCTTGGCAAGGTCTCAGGCTCGTCCTTGTCTATTGTTCGCCTGCTTCAGAGGTAATAAGCTATTCTTCCTCTCCTCACCTCAACCTCAGTCTCAGTCTCCTGATGATGAGATGTTTGCCGCCGATCATCACATGAGTTTCTCCTTTACCCGTCCTGTCAAAGATATATCTACAAGTGTCAGTGGCTTCGTATGTGTCTCTTTCCGCGGTTATCAGTCCGGAAGGCAATTCATGGCGGACGAGTCGGTGGTATGTAACCCTAGCACTGGACAATCATTTACTATACCCAGAATGAAGACAATGAAGAGGACTGGGGGGATACGGTTTTTCGGGTATGATCTTGTCGAGAAACATCACAAGGTATTGGCAATGATTCGTCCTCCTGGCCACGGCGGCAGAACTGTGGACCATCAAGTGCTAACATTATTAGGAGGAAGAACTGAGAAAGCGACCTGGAGAATGGCTGAATGTGGCATACCATGTGCCTCTTCTAGGGATATACAGAGTTTATGCATTAACGGTGTTTTCTATTACATCGAGTTGGTTAGCGATTGGGGTCTTGATAGTATGATAATTTGCTTTGATGTTACATCTGAGAAGTTCAGCTCTGTTAAGTTTGCTAGGGATTTATATCCGGTGCGGCGAAACTATCCGGGGCGGCTGCTAGATTTCAACGGTAAATTGGCTTTAGTACCAAGTGACAGTCTTCGTGTCACAAGTAAATGTATTGTGACGTGGGTTCTACAAGACTCTGAATGGTCCAAACTTGTTTACATATTGCCCCCTATGTGGAAAGTTGTAGTTGGTCCAAAGGAGTGCTTAGAGATTGTTGGAGTGACTGGTCCGAATGAGTTTGTTATGTCTCCCATATATTCATCTGACCCTTTCCATGTCTACTACTGCAATTTCGAGAAGAAAACTGTGAAAAGAGTTGTGATCCAAGGAATGGGGGCGTTTGGGAGTGGGAGGAGGTATTATGTTCGCACATGTCTGAACCATGTGGAGGATTTGAAGCATATGGAATTATAA